In Elaeis guineensis isolate ETL-2024a chromosome 1, EG11, whole genome shotgun sequence, a genomic segment contains:
- the LOC105039516 gene encoding uncharacterized protein — protein MSSVENSSDPLVPCKASALKGDERDSDEPAFQESADPAGLAETQPPHFSIRDYVLNLRSKDVTKNWPFPCKFLQLCLECGVKDILPPFESPDLVRAQFCRRGAESQQQIACSYSEQISAEVKPLETKDVGRDDDEEPNIIMHELCLPPDQLAIECSNRAQNLSSKSMKPKIDHKIHSGDELIGVEAEPISTITGHDQIERISGKISELPCTVHVTKCASGGSLALEVGEPPLLPEKLDVRHESSENKCKLIVKLSSTSETIQGEDIVSTSSTVSDTMASKVCPVCKTFTSTSNTTLNAHIDQCLSEDFKTMRRMTELSKLRAKPRKKRLMVDIYTTAPHCTIEDLDRRNGTNWATDLTLVAPTREVGTEVKRSKLSMSGTINDVNEGAVYVDSNGTKLRILSKFNDVPREDFKLRKHVKGIKAGRSSLISKKKCLKSKYSKCAEISQRNKRLHSLELFKEKTQVTQIGDCHSSTYEEKEESLSCILNAQDQVKGHGPGTLRQWVCSKRSGPSRKLDKKGYDKSMESTVPSTMDTLVEGNQSNPADSSVVKSHILKLSRSSEDLLSSTKTKRVDVLSNSVHATYNGKTRPPKPLDSNSGLSPQNISSESALMLKLTRSSRNFVSSPRSQREEINLSTIHKTDSSSDIAIIPYGSCHPSLKTKKRLMPKNNVLLGKSSSLEVSKGDEREKRSTIRKFSKQRSILSNGKQREKLPSGINKGLHASPEYVGFEYSPRANETSNADLPNFSETIPISSVPGSERERDAFCTMAKQESTKTKLHMGADCYSFDVEASDMQHEPLDCEDITNDHSMDKAVDEHGGSENLIIQCLTPASSPELDPWPSGQEHLESVCGSEAPVESGLIDEQVMLCHDVASNKIINKNIEKVGEEGNLFRVMQLEDQTKTSIKGSSTCLIGHVDMVPESPQKNSSATSMRMTSSQDHNLHGGVEASASPSTSSNISLRSPEVSQSEDANKEQFVRHNADQDNLSSSFSNNSELPSIVNIRGTEGMKEEKRDQKVKAIAVAQEPEKLSDDQPCCCFHRESLSQESLQLLRQSIMTNSVFPSKVKQVVSNPCIRPVILSSSAFHSLRAGEMSAPILESPTESILTKTPSDLASKIPPGIDSRPPSPYSQAQGQASSNPLLRLMGKDLIVKTEELAEHHTILPCDTDFASKVKSLPPGFTSTNCGSSKVSFSCQQHQVSSGSTMRSKASSKTKQQISGFVGLGSMKCQQKRAKKLHNPLPCSIKRMAASHHHQKPISSAQAPNSDVIVIDDSPGIEVEPNRSIPSPVVTSPPAFPASNLIPPWPCSYLSPKNPFVSREVSGMIRPASISYPMANSYIPVKHDSTLEGSVPCSSYMFRSPLTAHLTPSLHYSRTLE, from the exons ATGTCATCTGTAGAAAACTCTTCAGACCCCTTAGTTCCCTGCAAGGCTTCGGCATTGAAAGGTGATGAGAGGGATTCTGATGAGCCTGCCTTCCAAGAGTCCGCAGATCCAGCAGGCCTTGCTGAGACCCAGCCCCCTCATTTTTCCATAAG AGATTATGTTCTCAATTTGCGGAGCAAAGATGTCACGAAGAATTGGCCGTTTCCTTGCAAATTTTTGCAGCTTTGCTTGGAGTGTGGTGTCAAAGATATATTGCCACCTTTTGAATCGCCTGATTTGGTAAGAGCCCAATTCTGCAGAAGAGGAGCAGAATCCCAGCAACAAATTGCATGCTCATACAGTGAACAAATCTCAGCAGAGGTCAAACCACTTGAAACTAAAGATGTTGGTCGAGATGATGATGAGGAGCCCAATATCATCATGCATGAATTGTGCCTGCCACCAGATCAATTGGCTATAGAGTGCTCAAATCGAGCTCAAAACTTATCCTCAAAGTCTATGAAACCGAAGATCGATCACAAAATCCATTCAGGTGATGAACTGATTGGTGTCGAAGCTGAACCTATCTCCACCATTACGggtcatgatcagattgagagaatctCAGGTAAGATCAGTGAGCTTCCTTGCACAGTACATGTAACTAAATGTGCCTCAGGTGGATCATTAGCATTAGAGGTTGGGGAGCCTCCTTTATTGCCGGAAAAGCTTGATGTCAGACATGAATCATCAGAGAATAAGTGCAAGTTAATAGTAAAGTTGAGCAGCACTTCCGAGACCATCCAGGGAGAAGACATAGTATCCACTTCTAGCACTGTTTCAGATACCATGGCTTCAAAGGTCTGCCCTGTTTGTAAGACGTTCACATCCACATCCAACACCACTTTGAATGCTCACATCGATCAGTGCCTGTCTGAGGATTTTAAAACTATGCGGCGCATGACCGAACTCTCGAAACTCAGAGCGAAACCAAGGAAGAAAAGGCTGATGGTGGATATCTACACTACCGCACCTCACTGCACCATTGAAGACCTTGACAGAAGAAATGGCACAAACTGGGCTACAGATTTAACTTTGGTGGCACCAACCAGGGAGGTGGGCACTGAAGTCAAAAGATCAAAGCTGTCAATGTCAGGTACTATAAATGATGTAAATGAAGGGGCTGTTTATGTTGATTCAAATGGGACGAAGCTTCGAATTCTATCTAAGTTCAATGATGTACCAAGGGAGGATTTTAAGCTGAGGAAGCATGTGAAAGGCATTAAAGCAGGCAGGAGTTCTTTGATTAGCAAGAAAAAGTGTCTGAAATCAAAGTACTCAAAGTGTGCAGAAATTAGTCAACGGAACAAAAGACTACATTCATTAGAGCTGTTTAAAGAGAAG ACTCAAGTGACACAAATTGGAGATTGTCATTCAAGCACTTATGAAGAGAAGGAAGAATCCCTATCATGCATACTTAATGCTCAAGACCAAGTCAAGGGTCATGGTCCTGGAACTTTAAGGCAGTGGGTATGCTCTAAGCGCTCGGGCCCCTCTAGAAAACTCGACAAGAAAGGCTATGATAAAAGCATGGAAAGCACTGTGCCTAGCACTATGGACACTTTAGTAGAAGGTAATCAGTCAAATCCAGCTGACTCTTCTGTTGTTAAAAGCCATATTCTGAAACTCTCTAGGTCATCTGAGGACTTGCTGTCTTCTACAAAGACCAAGAGAGTGGATGTTCTATCTAATTCTGTCCATGCCACTTACAATGGGAAGACAAGGCCTCCAAAACCTCTTGATTCGAATTCTGGATTATCCCCTCAAAACATTTCTTCAGAAAGTGCTCTTATGCTGAAACTGACAAGATCATCCAGGAATTTTGTTTCTTctccaagaagccaaagagaaGAGATAAACTTGAGCACCATACATAAGACTGATAGTTCTTCTGACATTGCTATAATACCTTATGGAAGTTGTCATCCCTCACTTAAAACCAAAAAAAGATTAATGCCAAAGAATAATGTTTTGCTGGGAAAATCATCCTCTTTGGAAGTGAGCAAAGGTgatgagagagagaaaagatcGACTATCAGGAAGTTCAGTAAGCAAAGATCCATATTAAGCAATGGTAAACAGAGAGAAAAGTTACCATCTGGCATCAACAAAGGACTGCATGCTTCTCCTGAATATGTTGGCTTTGAATACTCTCCAAGAGCTAATGAAACAAGCAATGCTGACTTGCCCAATTTCTCTGAGACTATACCAATCTCCAGTGTCCCAGGATCTGAACGAGAACGAGATGCCTTCTGTACAATGGCTAAGCAGGAGTCTACTAAAACGAAGTTGCATATGGGAGCTGACTGTTACAGTTTTGATGTTGAAGCTTCAGATATGCAGCATGAGCCCTTGGACTGTGAAGATATTACAAATGATCATTCCATGGATAAAGCTGTGGATGAACATGGTGGCAGTGAAAATCTAATTATTCAATGTTTGACACCAGCTTCCAGTCCCGAATTAGACCCATGGCCATCCGGACAAGAACACCTAGAATCTGTCTGTGGATCTGAAGCACCTGTAGAAAGTGGATTGATTGATGAGCAAGTCATGCTTTGTCATGATGTTGCCAGTAACAAAATCATTAATAAGAACATTGAAAAGGTGGGTGAAGAGGGAAATTTGTTCAGAGTTATGCAATTAGAAGACCAAACAAAGACTTCCATTAAAGGGTCTTCTACTTGTTTGATTGGCCATGTGGATATGGTTCCTGAATCTCCTCAAAAGAATTCATCGGCAACCTCCATGAGGATGACATCAAGTCAAGATCATAATTTGCATGGTGGTGTAGAAGCATCTGCTTCTCCTTCAACTTCCTCAAACATCTCTCTCCGTTCTCCTGAAGTTTCCCAGTCAGAAGATGCCAACAAAGAACAATTTGTAAGACATAATGCTGACCAAGATAATTTAAGCTCAAGCTTCTCAAATAACTCAGAATTGCCATCCATAGTAAACATTAGAGGAACTGAAGGAATGAAGGAAGAGAAAAGGGATCAAAAAGTTAAAGCAATTGCAGTGGCACAGGAACCTGAAAAATTGTCAGATGATCAACCTTGCTGCTGCTTTCACAGGGAAAGTCTTTCACAAGAATCTCTTCAGCTCTTAAGACAAAGTATCATGACTAACTCAGTGTTTCCTTCAAAAGTAAAGCAGGTTGTATCCAACCCGTGCATTAGACCGGTCATCTTGTCTTCCAGTGCTTTTCATAGTTTGAGAGCAGGTGAAATGTCTGCCCCCATCCTGGAGTCGCCAACTGAATCCATTTTAACAAAAACTCCTTCAGATCTTGCTTCTAAAATCCCACCAGGTATTGATTCTAGGCCACCAAGTCCATATTCTCAGGCTCAGGGCCAGGCCTCTTCCAATCCACTGCTGAGGCTGATGGGTAAGGATCTAATTGTGAAAACAGAAGAGTTGGCCGAGCATCATACAATTCTCCCTTGTGATACAGACTTTGCCTCAAAAGTGAAATCTCTACCTCCTGGATTTACTTCTACCAATTGTGGCTCAAGCAAGGTTAGCTTCTCATGCCAACAACATCAGGTTTCAAGTGGCTCTACAATGCGCAGCAAGGCTTCATCAAAAACTAAGCAGCAGATAAGTGGCTTTGTGGGGCTTGGTTCAATGAAGTGTCAGCAGAAGAGAGCAAAGAAACTCCATAATCCTTTGCCATGTAGCATAAAGAGAATGGCTGCATCCCACCATCACCAAAAACCTATTTCTTCTGCTCAAGCTCCCAACAGCGATGTAATTGTAATTGATGACTCTCCTGGCATTGAGGTTGAACCAAACAGAAGCATACCTAGCCCGGTAGTAACTTCGCCACCAGCTTTTCCAGCTTCCAATCTTATTCCACCATGGCCTTGCTCTTACTTGTCACCAAAGAACCCATTTGTGTCAAGAGAGGTCTCTGGAATGATCAGGCCTGCCTCCATCTCATATCCAATGGCCAATTCTTATATCCCTGTGAAGCATGATAGCACTTTAGAAGGCTCGGTTCCATGCAGCTCTTATATGTTCCGATCACCTTTGACAGCCCATTTGACACCATCATTGCATTATAGTCGGACCTTGGAATGA